A window of the Falco biarmicus isolate bFalBia1 chromosome 10, bFalBia1.pri, whole genome shotgun sequence genome harbors these coding sequences:
- the SNAI1 gene encoding zinc finger protein SNAI1 isoform X2: MPRSFLVKKHFSASKKPNYSELESQAVLAAPLLYETCPLPVIPPPEVLGPGAYYPPLVWDAGLLSSLFPGGPGSEAAGGTTPALDLTALSSEEDEGKSSGPPSPASAPAAAERFRCAQCAKAYSTFAGLSKHKQLHCDAQARKSFSCKYCEKEYVSLGALKMHIRSHTLPCVCKMCGKAFSRPWLLQGHIRTHTGEKPFSCTHCNRAFADRSNLRAHLQTHSDVKKYQCKTCSRTFSRMSLLHKHEETGCSGSR; the protein is encoded by the exons ATGCCGCGCTCGTTCCTGGTGAAGAAGCACTTCTCGGCCAGCAAGAAGCCCAACTACAGCGAGCTGGAGAGCCAGGCCG TGCTGGCCGCCCCGCTGCTGTACGAGACGTGCCCGCTGCCCGTCATCCCCCCGCCCGAGGTGCTCGGCCCCGGCGCCTACTACCCACCGCTGGTGTGGGAtgcggggctgctctccagcctcttccCGGGCGGCCCGGGCAGCGAGGCGGCAGGCGGCACGACCCCCGCCCTGGACCTGACCGCGCTCTCCAGCGAGGAGGATGAAGGCAAGAGCTCGgggccccccagcccagcctcggcccccgccgccgccgagcGCTTCCGCTGCGCCCAGTGTGCCAAGGCTTACTCCACCTTCGCCGGGCTCTCCAAGCACAAGCAATTGCACTGCGACGCCCAGGCCAGGAAATCCTTCAGCTGCAAGTACTGCGAGAAGGAGTACGTGAGCCTGGGGGCTCTCAAGATGCACATCCGGAGCCACACGCTGCCCTGCGTCTGCAAGATGTGTGGCAAGGCCTTCTCCcggccctggctgctgcagggccacATCCGGACGCACACCG GTGAAAAGCCCTTTTCCTGTACACACTGCAACCGGGCCTTTGCTGACCGCTCTAATCTCCGAGCCCACCTGCAGACCCATTCAGATGTAAAGAAGTACCAATGCAAAACCTGCTCCCGGACTTTCTCCCGTATGTCGCTGCTCCACAAGCACGAGGAGACGGGCTGCTCCGGCTCTCGCTGA
- the SNAI1 gene encoding zinc finger protein SNAI1 isoform X1: MPRSFLVKKHFSASKKPNYSELESQAVLAAPLLYETCPLPVIPPPEVLGPGAYYPPLVWDAGLLSSLFPGGPGSEAAGGTTPALDLTALSSEEDEGKSSGPPSPASAPAAAERFRCAQCAKAYSTFAGLSKHKQLHCDAQARKSFSCKYCEKEYVSLGALKMHIRSHTLPCVCKMCGKAFSRPWLLQGHIRTHTGNAGSRPSPSLPYRLPLPSSEAPSEWAGRVLSGKIRASQTPLAHLSKMSFKYPLGWNRAQGQGSARKSVPLLLVLCLPVSQPQGHSVTAHTSPQFHKLGL, encoded by the exons ATGCCGCGCTCGTTCCTGGTGAAGAAGCACTTCTCGGCCAGCAAGAAGCCCAACTACAGCGAGCTGGAGAGCCAGGCCG TGCTGGCCGCCCCGCTGCTGTACGAGACGTGCCCGCTGCCCGTCATCCCCCCGCCCGAGGTGCTCGGCCCCGGCGCCTACTACCCACCGCTGGTGTGGGAtgcggggctgctctccagcctcttccCGGGCGGCCCGGGCAGCGAGGCGGCAGGCGGCACGACCCCCGCCCTGGACCTGACCGCGCTCTCCAGCGAGGAGGATGAAGGCAAGAGCTCGgggccccccagcccagcctcggcccccgccgccgccgagcGCTTCCGCTGCGCCCAGTGTGCCAAGGCTTACTCCACCTTCGCCGGGCTCTCCAAGCACAAGCAATTGCACTGCGACGCCCAGGCCAGGAAATCCTTCAGCTGCAAGTACTGCGAGAAGGAGTACGTGAGCCTGGGGGCTCTCAAGATGCACATCCGGAGCCACACGCTGCCCTGCGTCTGCAAGATGTGTGGCAAGGCCTTCTCCcggccctggctgctgcagggccacATCCGGACGCACACCGGTAATGCCGGCTCTcgcccctctccctccctcccttaTCGCCTCCCGCTTCCCAGCTCCGAGGCCCCCAGCGAATGGGCAGGCCGGGTGTTATCTGGGAAGATAAGAGCTTCCCAAACCCCCTTGGCACATCTCTCTAAAATGTCCTTTAAATATCCTCTTGGCTGGAACCGAGCACAGGGTCAAGGCTCTGCTCGGAAATCTGTGCCGCTGCTGTTAGTGCTGTGTCTGCCCGTgagccagccccagggccaCAGTGTGACGGCGCACACTTCACCCCAGTTTCATAAACTGGGGCTATGA